GAGGTGCTCAGACAGTCTCGCGCAACGCAGGTCACGATTGACAAGGTGTCGCTAACCCATGGCATTGCCTCGCTGGAAGAAGCGTATCTGGTTTCAGAGATCAACCGCCAATTCAGAATTGACAGTGGTAGTCGTGTCGTAGGCAAGAAGATTGGTCTGACATCAAAGGCGGTTCAAGCGCAATTGGGTGTGGATCAGCCTGATTTTGGATTCTTGTTCAGCGACATGGAGTTTCTGAACGGTCAGACTGTACCGACTGGTCGTCTCATTCAGCCCAAGGCGGAGGCCGAGATCGCCTTTGTGGTTCAGCAGAGCATGGTGGGTCAGGTGCCGACTTACGGAGAGTTTCTTTCTTGTCTGGGGTATGCATTGCCGGCAGTCGAAATCGTCGACAGTGCGATTGCAGACTGGAAGATCACCATCATCGACACCGTGGCTGACAACGCTTCGTCGGGGCTGTACGTTCTCGGTGACCAGCCTGTTCCCGTTGCGCAACTTGCCCTGGGTGAGCTGGGCATGTCGTTGAAGAAGAATGGTGCTTTGGTGTCTTCCGGCGTGGGCTCGGCGTGTCTTGGGCATCCGCTCAGGGCTGCCTATTGGTTGGCCAGTGAAATGATTCGTCGTGGTCATGGACTGGCTGCTGGCGAGGTGATTCTGTCTGGAGCTTTGGGTCCGATGGTCCCTATTCAGACTGGTGACAGTATTGACGCGCACATACAGGGCTTGGGTTCCGTTCATTTCAGCTTGGGTCAAGTCGGTGGCGTTTGTTGACTGGCATTTCAAAGAACAAGCAGACCATTACAGAGTTAGTCGGAGACAAACATGCAAGATCATTCAGTTCAGACGTT
The window above is part of the Diaphorobacter sp. HDW4B genome. Proteins encoded here:
- a CDS encoding 2-keto-4-pentenoate hydratase — its product is MQSEKIAKAAEVLRQSRATQVTIDKVSLTHGIASLEEAYLVSEINRQFRIDSGSRVVGKKIGLTSKAVQAQLGVDQPDFGFLFSDMEFLNGQTVPTGRLIQPKAEAEIAFVVQQSMVGQVPTYGEFLSCLGYALPAVEIVDSAIADWKITIIDTVADNASSGLYVLGDQPVPVAQLALGELGMSLKKNGALVSSGVGSACLGHPLRAAYWLASEMIRRGHGLAAGEVILSGALGPMVPIQTGDSIDAHIQGLGSVHFSLGQVGGVC